The genomic interval TTCTCATGCACGTCATCGCCTTCACTTTCCGAGGCGGCGACCCGCGGTGCTTCGCGTCCGTCGATACGCCACGGCATGGCGGGCTCCAGCATCGAGACGATCTCGAAGTGGTCGCTGTGTATGTTGGCGCGCAGTTTATCGGACCAGTATTCGAATCCCGCCCCCACCTGCACCAGAAGGCGCGCGTCGCGCGTGTTGCGCAGTACCTCAGGCGTGAGATCGAAGGTATGAGGATTCGACCCCGGCGGGACGACAACCACAACATCCACCCGTTTGCCGCCGATCGCGCGCACGAGATGTCCGAGAGGGGTGATGCTTGTAACGACACGCAGTGCTGATTGCTTCGCCGATTTTTCCGGGTTGCAACCGCAGGCCAACAGGCACATGGCTGCGAAGAAAATGAGCGCGCGGGTGCTGCGATGATGTGTCATGGGGCCTCGAACAGGGTCAAACGACAATTTTACGAAAAATCGGGTCCGATTCATATCCGCGGCCGGCTGCGATCGCGGATTCCCGTCCGCCAGCTTTGTTTTCAGACGAATTGCCTGTATTTTCTTCCGATCATTCTGTACCCCTCCTCCGATTTCATCATCAATCAAGGAATGTCTCCATGCGCCGTCGTTTCGGACTTGATACGCTCATTCCGTCCGCCTGGACCCGGATTCTGACAGCCGCGCTCTTGCTTGCTTGCGCAGGCAGCGCCCACGCGCAGACGTGGACGTGGAAGAACCCCCTCCCGCACGGCAACACCAACAACTCCATCCAGCGGCCCGCCGACAACGTGATTGTCATCGTCGGCGACCAGGGACGTATCATTCGGTCGACGGACGACGGTCTGACCTGGAACCTCACGCAGAGCAACACCGACATCTCCTTCCACGACGAGAGTTTCATCGACAACGAATACGGCTGGGCATGCGGCGAGGACGGCATCATCTCGCGCAGCACCGACGGCGGTCGTACCTGGAAGCGTCAGAACACCGGCACCACCAAGCGTATTTACGCGATCAACTTTTTCAGCCGTCAGGTCGGTTGGGCCTGCGGCGTGGGCGGTCTCATCCTCCACACCACCAACGGCGGCGACGTCTGGACCGACCGCTCCTATGCCGAACCGCAGTTCCTCCGTTCGATTTACTTCGACGACGACAAGCGCGGCTGGGCGATGGGTTGGAAGGATCAGCGCGGCCTCATCCTCGAGACAACCGACGGCGGCGCGAGCTGGAACAAGAAAAATTTCGACCTCCCCGGCAACCCCGAGTACATATACTACGTCAACAACACCGTGCGCTTTATCTGCGGCGGCAACGGCCTTATGCTGAAAACCACGGACCGCGGCGAGAAGTGGAATCTCATCGATTCCAAGACCGGTGTCACGCTGATTTCGATGTTCTTCATCGACGACAGCCGTGGCTGGGCCGTCGGTGAGGGCGGCGTGATCATCAAGACCACCGACAAGGGCACGACGTGGAGCAAGGTCCAGAGCGGCACCGACGCTGATCTTATGGACGTGTCGTTCAGCGCGCAGGGGACCGGCGTGGTGCTCGGCACCGAGGGCACGCTGCTCCGTTCCACCGACTGGGGCGATTCCTGGAAGAGTGTGTCGCGCGGTCCGCGCTCGCTGTTTTATGCCGTCGACTTCGTCGGTGAGAAAAACGGCTGGGCGATGGGACGTGACGGCGACTTCCTCGTCACCGCCGACGGCGGCGACACGTGGACTTCCTCCCGCTTCCAGAACACGCTGGAATGGAATGCGATGGACTTTGTAAACGACCGCGAGGGCTGGGTTGCAGGGAACCGCGGACAGATCGGCTACTCGAACGACGGTGGCATGAGCTGGTCGCTGCAGATGTCGGACAAGCCGGAAAATCTCAACGGCATCGCTTTCAGCGATACCAAGACCGGACTTGCCGTCGGTGACAAGGGCGCCGTGTATTCCACACTCGATGGCGGACAGACCTGGACCAAAATCTTGGGACCCGCATCGAAGGACCTCTTCGACGTCGTATCCATCGGCAAGGGCTGCTGGTCCATCGTGGGTGCGGGCGGTCTTATTGCAATCTCCTGCGACAACGGCAACACCTGGAAGCTGCAGCAGTCGACAGTGACCGAGGATCTGCTCTCCGCAAAATTCCTTTCCCGCGACAAGGGCTGGGTATGCGGCGCGCGCGGCGTGATGCTCATGACGGAAGACGGCGGCACGACGTGGGAACAGATTCCTACAAACGTGTACCTGCCGCTGATCAACATCGATTTTGCTGATCCGATGCGCGGCACCATCATCGGTGCCGAAGGCACCGTGCTGACGACGCAGACAGGCGGCAAGACGTGGGTGCGCCTCGCGCGTCCCACCGAAGAGACACTCGTCGGCATCTGTTATTCTTCGCCCAAACGTATGTGGGCCGTGGGTCACAACGGTACCATCCTCGGCTGCGACTGGTAGTTGTCTTATTCTGAGAGGGTCGCGCTCCTGACTCCTTTCTTCTGATTCCTCACACTCCCGTGAGGATACAGGAAACAGGAGTCAGGAGACGCCAATCGAGTACGTGCTTGTCTCCTGTCTCCTTCATCCTGACTCCTCACACTCCCGTGAGGATACAGGAGACAGGAGTCAGGAGACACGCGTTATCAAGTAAAGACCTGTCTCCTTCATCCTGACTCCTCACACTCCCGTGAGGATACAGGAAACAGGAGTCAGGAGACACCAATCGAGTACGTGCCTGTCTCCTGTCTCCTTCATCCTGACTCCTCACACTCCCGTGAGGACTAAGCAACTTGAAGCCGATTAGGTTCCCTTCGCCCGTACTCGCTCAAGCACTGCGTCCCCACGCAGCTCCCGCAACGCATCCTTCGCGATCCACCGGGCTGCGCGGCTCTCACGCAGAGCAAGTTGTTCCGCCACGGCCACTGCATGCGGATGCAGCCGTGCGTTCCGCTTTCCAATCTGTCGTAGGGCCCAATTGACGGCCTTCTTCACGAAGTTGCGCTCGTCGTCGGCCTCGCGCGCGATATCGTCGAGGTAGCGCACAAACACGGCGTCGTCCGCCTTTTTATCGTGAACTCCAAGGGTTGCGATCATCGCGAAGCCGGCGCGTTTCACGAACTCCTCGTTCCGTGTTGTCCATTCGCGCGCCATGTCGTGCGCGTGCCGCGTTTTCCGGAAGAGGTGAATGCAGCAGCCGTCGCACACATCCCACGAATCGAAGGCGGAGGCCCAGCGCTCCATCTGTGCGCGGTCCACCGCGGCAGGATCATCAACAAAGGCCGCGA from Ignavibacteriota bacterium carries:
- a CDS encoding DNA alkylation repair protein; translated protein: MTLTRIITRLEALRNPVAIAGMARYGIHTDNTFGVSAGELRALAKEIGRDHMLALELWDAGIRETRILAAFVDDPAAVDRAQMERWASAFDSWDVCDGCCIHLFRKTRHAHDMAREWTTRNEEFVKRAGFAMIATLGVHDKKADDAVFVRYLDDIAREADDERNFVKKAVNWALRQIGKRNARLHPHAVAVAEQLALRESRAARWIAKDALRELRGDAVLERVRAKGT